cactagagataaagcgctctataaatattattcacttcactacttccaCTTATCATAATTTAGCTTAGACTAGGCGGCTTGCAAGGTGTATAAGGTGACTTGAATACAAATACTGCATTGGGATTCATTAAATTATTTATGTATGGGGTAGCAATATCAAAATCTGATGGTTCGATATTGTCACGGCATTatagggtaactgcactttttaaaataattttgcctattgttcataaTCATGAAGAAAGACATGGGACGGaagcatatattttttaaagtattgtaacttgtaaataaaagtccgcttacagggCTGTACAGTGCGAGCATTTAAAACTTATAATCGGTTGTGCAAGTATTGGGGAGCAGCACGTGTGCAAATTCAGTCCTGAAAATGTATAATCAAAGCATTGTGGAGATATTTCAAACACCGGATATTTTCAATAATGGGTTAGTTCATGGGCCAAAGGATGAGTTTCTgatccatattgcccagccctacactcGTGTTACCGACAGTGGTAGCACAGTTTAGGGATGTTCTCTGTTAATTGAGCGTTGCAGTAGGCCctggaggtcctctccaaggtttctcatagtcagcattgtcactggcgtcccattggatgtgaattctccctgcccactgggtgtgagttttccttccccttttgtgggttcttccgaggatgttgtagtcgtaatgatttgtgcagtcctttgagacatttgtgatttggggctatataaataaacattgattgattgattgatataacaaGATTATATCAGTCTGCGTCCTAGTGGCAATagacattatacagtaagtgatgttttattatgtttgttgcctCTCATGAAGTATACAGTGAGCAGCAATCAGTAatgttgaagaaaaaaacaaacatcttgatgcgtttttgaaatgaatgcgccatatatgcttaaaatgagcaaaatgcgTAAATATTACAATTTAGTATAAATGTACCTGTTACAAATTTAGTCTCTAAATGTTCTCAttaatccaggtcattgtattctcagggcattcaattgattgcaactggactgtttggtttgtcttagaagaccttTCACCTCTCTTTCATCTAGGCTAGATCTGAAAAATTGAAgtatagatctgaccaatctcagtcaatgagcatgaactgatgaagccttctTGGATGAAAGACGAAACGTcttttaagacaaaccaaactGTCCAGTTTCTGCATTACTTTAGTTCATGGGCGTAAGGATATCGGGATATGACTTTTgatccatattgcccagccctacactcATATTACCCACAGTGGTAGCGCAGTTTAGGTATGTTCTCTGTTAATTGAGCGTTGCAGTAGGCCTTATAAAGtcaatgtgtttatatgtatgaaatTATAACATTTAATACATTTCATTTTTCTCTTAAATATTTTCTGTACCACAAAAAATCTTCTGAGCTactaatttttttcatttagtaGCACCGGTACTACAAGTAAAAAAGTTGAGCGTACAGCCTGACACTTACAATTGAGCCGATGGGATGTCCTCTATTCTACCCATAAagcccaataaataaccattcaaaaaccaccaaaatactttattaaatttcgtgacttgaatttttgccaagtattagtgatattgttactatGAACGCTAACGCAGACAGACTGTTTATAGcagcatgtatatataacattttctgatgtttttaaaggcctactgaaatgagattttctcaattaaacggggatagcaggttcattctatttgtcatacttgataatttcacgatattgccatatttttgctgaaaggatttagtagagaaaatcgacgataaagttcgcaacttttggtcgctaataaaaaaaccttgcctgtaccggaagtagaagccgatgtgcgcgtcACGTCACCGgtctgagggctcctcacatccgcacattgaatacaatcatggacaccagcagcgtgagcgattctgaccgagaaagcgacaatttccacattaattggagcgaggatgaaagattcgtggatgaggatagtgagagtgaaggactagaagaaaaaaaaagacgagggcagtgggagcgattcagatgttattagacacatttactaggataattatggaaaatcccttaactcattgtattactagtgttttagtgagaatataaagtcatacctgaaagtccgaggggtgtggtgaccgccagtgtctctgagtgaagccatggaggagccaagaaagtcgcagctgcctctttgacagctgcaggaagaacgacacaagcgccgctcatgtttacggtaagagccaacttattaccgcaattttctcaccgaaacctgccggttgacatgtggtagagaaacatgttcgcttgaccgctctgttccatattaaagcttcacaacaaaagaagaaataccggctgtgtttgttttgctacagccggccgaaatacaccgctttccaccaaatgcatttttttttgtagtatccattattcattgaacaaatttcaaaagattcagcaacacagatgtccagaatactgtgtaattattaggggtgtaacggtacacaaacatttcggttcggtacgtacctcggtttagaggtcacggttcggttcattttcggtacactaagaaaacaacaaaatgtaatttttggggttatttatttaccaaatttgtaaacaatggctttatccttttaacattgggaacactataataattttgcccacgttaatccacattaaactgcctcaagttgttgctttgattaaataaaatgaaaacaacctttcttctacataaaaaaagtgcaacaataaacagtttcaagtcgactcatcatgcttaatttattacagcattttggaagcctgtagttgacttttgttatgtaaatgttatatttttatcaacatgtgatagcagggaccctgctattcaaaactaggctgctacattagtaatgtagcattactaatgattaatgtaactattgctgaaaaaatagtagaATAGCAATAGgatagactattcatccctgaacaccattgagttcaATGAAATGAAATAACCGACAGACAGGGcttttgctgcccctaacacacacacacacacagaaaaatgagctaacgttacgctaaaagctaattagccttcacctcaagccagaactgcgagtgagctgagctgcagtttaaatttctagaaggtcaacgggctcatagtgatgttagtaatagttgttgtgactgggaggtgttttttatcatttggggagagtacgctgtccactgctcccctgctaaacacatatctgctggacgctgaagcattgactacatcgctctgaatatgcactgctgattggctgttacatcgctctgaatatgcactgctgattggctttgtatgtaaccaatcagatggttgtgtgggtgggtcaatgctgggtgctgacacagaaGCATAAAGAAGCCTGTGAAGACTTTTGCTCAcaaactcattcggtacacccgcgtgccgaaccaaaacccccgtactgaaacggttcaatacaaatacacgtactgttacacccttagtaattatgcgattaaatcggacgacttttagccgtgagtggtgctgggataaaatgtccgctacaaccaataaggtcacaagcacgcgtcaacgtaagcgtcatcatcccgcgacgttttcaacaggacacttcgcggggaatttataattgcaattaagtaaactaaaccggccgtattggcatgtgttgcaatgttgagatttcttcattgatatataaactatcagactgcatggtcggtagtagtgggtttcagtaggcctttaagggcttTGTAAACAGAATAAGGCGACTccaataggctccattgtaagcggacttttgatcgcatttatttactatagggacggcgtagcgcagtggaagagtggccgtgcgcaacccgagggtcgctggttcaatccccacctagtaacaacctcgtcacgtccgttgtgtcctgagcaagacacttcatccttgctcctgatgcgtgctagttagcgccttgcatggcagctccctccatcagtgtgtgaatgtgtgtgtgaatgggtaaatgtggaagtagtgtcaaagcgctttgagtaccttgaaggtagaaaagcgctatataagtacaacccatttatttatcatttatttagaatgcatatctcctgaaggaataaataaagtactatccatctatctaaaaaAGAAAGAACTTGTGcacttgtcttacataaggattgtcaatgatatgcaaaataaaaaaatgttgcagttCCTTAAGGCCACGCGGTATGATAATAATGTATTGTccaaaaaaaagactttttaAAAACAGTGTGAATAATGAAGTGTCAGTATTGTTTTAAATAAACAATACTTCTTTTTACGCCCTCGGAAAAATAATTCCGTGCCCCCGTATTCTCCGCCATGACTATAAATTGCATGTGTCTATGAAGTTGTTAGAAATACATTTCTGCATATTTATCCATAAcgttaaacaaaaaaaagaaacagagatCGACTTTAAACAAATTATGACTATACTAAgatttttagtctgtaacagaaaaaaAACTAAGTGCATAattttgcctgaaaaaaaaaaaaaatcctctttttttttttttttttacccacttGAACTATTATTAAAtcctgaaaaataaaattaaaaatatgtaaTTATAATAAATTCTAACTGATTAGTGTTATTAATTTAGGAGCAAACACTTAAACCTATAAgacaatattgaataaaaatgatATGATAGTGATGAAGCATGTTCTGgcatagggctgggtgatatggcctttttttaataccgcgatatttttaggccatatcgcgatatatatgtatttctcggtattttgcctttgccttgaatgaatattggatacatataatcacagcagtatggtgattctatgtgcctacattaaaacattcttgttcatactgcactaatatatgctacttttggactttcatgcagagaaggaaatcacaactaagtcaatttaccaaaacttttggtagcaacgcttgtgccccacacatgacaaattaaagttgtctgttcgactaattcccgcttgaagccgaaccaccgccagacgatgggccccgtgctgtttttcttgggaattaattcttccttcatttattaccagattcgcaccttctttctctcgcaacaacccgctagcatcacagctaacgttagccacgccgctacctctctgctgggcgagggcgtgtacgtatgtgacgtatgacgtgacagtatgtgacgtatgtaagaatgtgcgcctgtttttctgtgagaaggagacacaggaaagagcgaggagagcgtgtagtgtaatgcccgcagctaaaaacagctgcgtgagaacgtctactcgaatattacgatacagtcattttctatatcgcacagagacaaacccgcgaattatatcgtatatcgatatatcgcccagccctattctgGCATCACACACTGCTCCCCTCCAGTAGGGCTCACCAGGAATGctgtaattcaatcaatcaatcaatcaatgtttacttatatagccctaaatcactagtgtctcaaagggctgcacaaaccaccacgacatcctcggtaggcccacataagggcaaggaaaactcacacccagtgggacatcggtgacaataatgactatgagaaccttagagaggaggaaagcaatggatgtcgagcgggtctaacatgatactgtgaaagttcaatccacaatggatccaacacagtcgcgagagtccagtccaaagcggatccaacacagcagcgagagtcccgttcacagcggagccagcaggaaaccatcccaagcggaggcagatcagcagcgcagagatgtccccagccgatacacaggcaagcagtacatggccaccggatcggaccggaccccctccaatgcttctactgaggtggcatctcgaactgttaccgggagggcattccagagtactggagcccgaacggaaaacgctctatagcccgcagactttttttgggctttgggaatcactaacaagccggagtcctttgaacgcagatttcttgccgggacatatggtacaatacaatcggcaagataggatggagctagaccgtgtagtattttatacgtaagtagtaaaaccttaaagtcacatcttaagtgcacaggaagccagtgcaggtgagccagtacaggcgtaatgtgatcaaactttcttgttcttgtcaaaagtctagcagccgcattttgtaccaactgtaatcttttaatgctagacattatGTTGAACACTAACATAATGttcaagtgttataataaaatgtattacgacaaacatgtatttttaaggGCAAAGAATTGTGCTGGAACATTCACTGtttcattcatccatttattttctaccacttgtcgttTTCGGGGTTGCGGAGGATCTGgggtctatcccagctgcactcggcgAAAGGTCGCCTCATCTCATTGCAGAAGCAATGataacaaaaacacttacagTTGAGTATCTTTAAAGTGACACATCCTGTGTAAcaagtgtaaaacaataatgttcacttcagtgtctttcaacttttactttctgaAAAGCAGTGTCGTCTGcagcagacattttttttaaataatgtatttcgATAATGTAAATACCTTACCGATAGATGTTTAGCCTCGCTTGcttcaaatacagtggggcaaaaaaagtatttagtcagccaccgattgtgcgatttctcccacttaaaatgataacagaggtctgtaattttcatcataggtacacttcaactgtgagtgacagagtgtgaaaaaaaattccaggaattcacattgtaggaattttaaagaatttatttgtaaattatggtggaaaataagtatttgatcaaccattcaaagctctcactgatggaaggaggttttggctcaaaatctcacgatacattgccccattcattatttccttaacacggatcaagttgagttgagtttataccaaaatggatacatgggtgatacAGCATAGGATTGgtaaaatgtcatgtggtcagatgaaaccaaaatagaactttttggtataaactcaacttgtcatgtttggaggaagaagaaaactgagatgcatcccaagaacaccatacctactctgaagcatgggggaggaaacatcatgctttaaggctgtttttctgctaaggggacaggacgattgatccgtgttaaggaaagaatgaatggggccatgtatcttgagattttgagccaaaacctccttccatcagtgagagcttagaatggttgaccaaatacttattttccaccataatttacaaataaattcttaaaaattcctaatatgtgaattcctggatttgttttcacattctgtctctcacagttgaagtgtacctatgatgaaaattacagacctctgtcatcattttaagtgggagaacttgcacaatcggtggctgactaaatacttttttgccccactgtatattttccGGGTGATGGTTTATCAAGGTGCTTCTCATTTTACTCTTATTTCCCATGGTGTGCAGTGTCCGCGATTCCACCGGGCGCTTTACCTCCGCATTGTGCGCAGTGAGTGGCTTTGTGTAGGTTTAAGACGATTGTGGCGCGCATTGCTTTGCTGTACGCGGATATTAGTTACGCtaaagaggtttttttttttgccagggtTTGTTTGGCTGTTTGTTAGCGACATACTTCAAAAAGTTATGAATGTGTTTTGATGACATTTTCGGGTAATGTCAGAAAAAACAATTGCTTTTATCTGCTACGAAGACACTTCTCCCACAAGCTTCCTCTTTTTCTCCCCTTTACAGCGTTCCACGCCTTCACCTTGCCGGTCCCGCATTTGCTGAGGATTTTTAGAGATGTAGTTTTATTTTTAGACTGGCTACCGCAAAAGTGTCAGAAAAAAACAGTCACCAAGTTTTTGTTGGATAGCATTGCACGTCAAATAATTATTGTGAGGATTTTGAAACCGCAATACCTCTACGTCCCTAATTAATAAGTCTGATACAATTTTATTTTACGTAAAGGTATGACTAGATCAGGCCTGCATACCAACAGTGGTAGTAGTACTATTGTTTTTCAAAgcgtattaaagttaaagtaccaatgattgtcacacacacactaggtggggcaaaatttgtcctctgcatttgacccatcccattgttcaccccctgggaggtgaggggagcagtgggcagcaggggtgccgcgcccgggaatcatttgtggtgatttaacccccaactccaacccttgatgctgagtgccaagcagggaggtaatgggtcccatttttatagtctttggtatgactcggccggggtttgaactcccaacctacccatctcagagcggacactttaaccactaggccagtgagtAGGTTATTAGTATTAATATACACATGAGAATGAAACACTGTTCTTAACAAGCGCAGCAGTGCAAATAACATATTCTAGTGTTTGAAGTTGTGCTGGTCTTATTTTCTTAAGAGCTCCAAAGAAAACTCTTTGGACCAGACTTTTGCTGCTCCCTCGACAACTTTGGAGTGGAAAACCTCTAAATCAGGTGAGTTTACCTTTTAAGGTCTTGCAACAGGGTTGTGCATCATTAGGCCTGGGTCAATAGCAAGTATTTCTGAATAATATGGTCCCACACGTTATTGCCCATAAGCGATAATATTGTAAGCTATATTTTAAAACCAATTTAAGCACTAattaaatcataataataatgtaacCTTTTCAAATGCAATACTCTTACTTATTATTTGTTACCATTTGGTCAAGAACTTCTAATTACCGTATCCTAAATAAGTAAACACAAATAAAATGACTCGATATTTGTTAGCAAAAATTGCACTCAGTGTAAATATTGTACATCTTGAACTACTGTTTTAGAATCCTCTTGCTCATTCAGTTTGAATCTGAAATAATCCCACAACGGACGTTTGCTTTGCAATCATCTTTTTTCATCCTAATGTGTTACCTTGTGGTGCTTTACACTAGCGACTAGCGCTGTCAGAAGCTAGCTTCGCCTCCGCTcaccgagacaaagattgtggatgactgtcGAGGGTTTGCTCCTTTCATTTACAGTAGTTCTGCTGTTGAGAAACCACACTCAGTTGCTCAGAGCAATGCACATAGTGAATCTTCTGCCACTCTATTTGAAAGCAAGAGacagaacaaacaaacaaacacacgaaCATGGATATATAATAATGACACCAAAGTTATcaagttaattttcatttattttttgattaaTGGGTGATTTCTTGTTGACCCAGGCCTACGCATCACGAGTGCCGCTTTATGGTCACATTCTATCTGCAACCCTGGTTTTGCCTGGAAATAAAAAGTCTGTTTGGGGATTCTAAAGTTTGCAGGCGGCAAATGCACATCAATCCAGGACATCGTGAAGTACCAAAAATAAATGGGCATCCATGCAGCTTGCCATCTACTATCACATCCAAATTTCCCCCTTCTGCACGGCTCGGCAGGCCCATAAACTTCAGAGCAACAACATATGCCACACCAAGGTGCTGCAACCATTTCTGTACTTAAGTCTGTGTAGTCAGCGTTGGTTTTGTCATGTCTGATTACATTATGTTTGCATAGTGTGCTTAGTGGGGCATCTACAACCAGCAGCTCCAGCAATAGCATGTACGAGAAGACCTTTCCAATCAAAGTTTTTCCAAGCCCGTCACATAAAACGTCATCCAGCCACACACTTCACAATAAGCCCTGCTGCACAGCTCAGGAGGTGAGACGTTGGCACAATATTGTACAACCTTTGTTTTTCTTTAACAACTCATGCCTAATCCCATGTGTCCAGTCGGTTTGTTTAGAGGAGAAGGAGGTCTACAGGCAGCTTTTGAACATGGTCTCAGGTGGTCAGTCGTCGTGTGTTCACAATGGCCGGCCGCATTCCATTGTTCGGTCTCATCGAGATTTGTAAGTATACATGAAGGCCCTTCAACATTGACTCACTGATTGTAATCACTTTGGGAATTTAGAATCAGTTGTATTGTTTAATAATcacaatatatactgtatatggtcAACTAGAGCTAACCTCTTAAAGACATTTCTCAAATTGACAGTTCAATTAAGGCAAGTCAGGTTTTTTTTATAGCGCACAATTtgtacacaaggcaattcaaagtgctttacagaacaTTACAGGAAAggcgaaaaaaaaataaaaattatcatgtcaaaaatctaaaatataataagaacaaaaacaataattcaaattaaaatcaaagtccatccattttctaccgctcattccctttggggtcgcgggggacgctggtgcctatctcagctacaacgggcGAAAGGTAGATACAATTTTTTCAGTTGTAATAACCACAATTAAACAAGTGTTTTCAGCCTGGATTTTATCATTGTCAACGTTAAAGCCTGTCACACATTTTTTGGAAGACTATTCCTGATTTTAGGAGCATGAAACAGAAAACAGCCTCCCCATGTTTTGTCCAGACACTGAGTACCAGCAGGAGAACCATTCTCTAAAGATTCTTAGAGGCCGAGATTGTTCAAATGCTTCTGACATGTAagagatgtactttggcacaagaccataAAAATACTTGTACACAAGCAGAGCTGTTTTAATGTCTGTTGTTTGAGCGacaagaagccagtgcagtgaCTTAAGCACTAGACTGATTTGGTCATATTTTCTGGTTCTAGTCAGGAATcaagcagcagcattctggatgtactgcagcttctttACAGCTCGTTTATAGAGGCCAGTGAAAAGGCCATGACAGTAGTTTAACTTGTTGGAGACAAAGGCATGGATTAGTCTTTCCAAGTCTGCTTTTGAGACTATTCCATTGGTTTGGCAAAATCAAAACACATTATACAGAGATCAATCTGTTTATTGTTGTGCCACAGTTGAGAAATATTCAGTCTCTGCATTAAAGAAAACCTGATGGGTTGCTAATGTGTATTGATTCCTATCAAATTTTTTGCCTGTTCTGTGCTTGCGGGAAACCAACTTATTCATGTTTATATCTTCACGTTCTTTCAGCACCAGCTTTCTGAGCACCAGCCGGAGACTGCTACAATTTTCTTCCCCTGCTGGTTCAGCGGCAGGGGATACTTCAGAGGGGCCAAGCAGTCCTCCCAGCCCCAGGGGGGTATCTAGCCAGAGCTCCAGCAACCTTCCCAGCCCGTTGGGTGCCACCCGCAAACCAGTGAACCAGACATGGTCTCAGGACACGGACCTCAGCTCCATTCAACCTGCTCCCCTCTTGTCATCTCCCTCCCCTTCCACACTGCAAGACAATTCCTCTCAGGACACTCAGTCATCAGGTAAGTTGATTGCCGTCTTTTTTTGGTACATGTGTACTGAATTGTTGAGTGAATTGCAAATTTGCTTTTGTCCTTTCTCTTCTAGCTCATGATGGTGACTCCGTTATTATTGTGACTGAGCAAAAGGTTAAAAAGCAAGACGGCTCAAGGTTAGCTTTGTTTTCTGGCTTTAAAACCATTAATTACAAATCGCTTACAACAAAAAACATCTGTCTTCACAGAGCGCCTTGCTTCCAAGCCGAGATATGGATTAAAGAGCTGTAAGTACCTGTGTTAGTTTAATTGATTCAATACTTGAGTTTAATACTTATGGTCATAAAAACATaacatatgtgaccataggacaAGTATGTATGATTCTCGGGCAAGAGAAAGACGAAGACATATAGAAGAGCAGGAGGCTTTGGCAGCCCAGCTGCAGCGGCAGGTAGCTACAACACTCATCACTCAGGCTGTGCACCACCCTTTACGTTCCACTAACCTGTGTTCTTATGTTCTTAGCGACTGTCTGAAGTAGGGCACCGCAGCAGAGATGTGGAAGTCCATGTCCGAGTTCCTTTGGAGAAGGAAATTCCTTTGACTTTAGTAATACAAGAGCCTTTTGAAGATAAACCAGAATTCCCAGAACTCTCAGAGGTAGGATTATTATCTACATATGTACTCGCTtgtctatttttataatattaagATATTTTAACTTAATGTAATGACGATGTAAACGTCGGGAATTTTTCCTGCCTTTCACACTTTGTTTATTTGTTAAGGAGATGGAAGCTCAGGTGGACAAGGTCCTAAGACGCGGGAGTCCTGATGAAGTATTCAGTGAGGGATTTGGTCTTAGCCTGACCCGCAAAGATCTGCAGACTCTCAGTGGCCTTAACTGGCTCAATGATGAGGTGAGCACAGATTCCTTGTCTAAGAGCCATTTTTAAAATTCTTTATTCGGGGTCCGCCTATCAATCGGCTGATTTCCGTAAAAAGAATATGATTGGTTATTGCCGATTTATGACTTTTAATGACTATCACAAAAATCGATCCTGTATGGcagatactttatttatttttattttagttttttggtGGACAAGGGTCCAGTACTTAATTGTGCATCTTCATACACCTGGTGGAGCCAATCCCCTAAATTGATAATCATCACCTTCATTTTGGcagataaactgcatttcttggtATCGTAAGTCTTAAATCATTGGAGGACGAGTCTACAACACCAGGAAATAAGTCTTTAGTAAAGTTTAGGAAGTCTAAATGGTACGattttacagcagaaagtaaggaaatattagcatgAATTTAACAATGACATTAATAAAACATCTATATGATCGATAGACTGATAGTGatatttctctttattttttgtcAATGTTTACAAACTGAGGTATTACTGATCATAGGAGCGCCTTGGTCCGACTACGGTccgtttaaaaacaaaaaaacaacaaaaaaaaaacgttcataCTGTATTAgggacttttcctgttttgttaacAATACCTTGTCTCgctgcagcactcatttttagtTTCTCTTCTCACACAGTGCAAAAGAACTAACGCAAGACGACAGGATCACGCAACCAAACTTGATAATTGTTGGCGGGTGACTCCTACTAATCAGTGATCACTTTCTTTGTGGCTGGGTTTACAAGAGAGCGAGGGCTTTTTTAATGCAACCAACCTCTTTGCAACTACTGGTTTCTTccgacaaaatgaaaaaaaaaaaagtatatttatatatcaaacacattttttattgatattgattGTGTGTGTATTGTATTATATTGACATCATTTCATCGCCAATCCCTATTATTG
The DNA window shown above is from Nerophis ophidion isolate RoL-2023_Sa linkage group LG06, RoL_Noph_v1.0, whole genome shotgun sequence and carries:
- the senp1 gene encoding sentrin-specific protease 1 isoform X4 → MLNKIYEWLESGVANLRNGVAAPEPSLADRPPGDDLVRMRRKRPLECSKDGKDGTAIKRSRMGGLIETILVSAEGVKNRSVSVATWMKNSVSPTLRNALPASPGPPLEQSQPQPSISPASWTPMTSSKENSLDQTFAAPSTTLEWKTSKSVCRRQMHINPGHREVPKINGHPCSLPSTITSKFPPSARLGRPINFRATTYATPSVLSGASTTSSSSNSMYEKTFPIKVFPSPSHKTSSSHTLHNKPCCTAQESVCLEEKEVYRQLLNMVSGGQSSCVHNGRPHSIVRSHRDFTSFLSTSRRLLQFSSPAGSAAGDTSEGPSSPPSPRGVSSQSSSNLPSPLGATRKPVNQTWSQDTDLSSIQPAPLLSSPSPSTLQDNSSQDTQSSAHDGDSVIIVTEQKVKKQDGSRAPCFQAEIWIKELTSMYDSRARERRRHIEEQEALAAQLQRQRLSEVGHRSRDVEVHVRVPLEKEIPLTLVIQEPFEDKPEFPELSEEMEAQVDKVLRRGSPDEVFSEGFGLSLTRKDLQTLSGLNWLNDEVINFYMNLLVERSKNPKLPTVNTFSTFFYPKLRSSGYSAVRRWTKKMDIFSKDILLVPVHLRMHWCLSVVDFRQKAVTYFDSMGGNNDEACKVLLEYLQQESKDKKGQELDTTGWTLSSKTRNEIPQQMNGSDCGMFTCKYADYITKDKPITFTQKQMPYFRRRMVWEIVNRKLL